A genomic segment from Aegilops tauschii subsp. strangulata cultivar AL8/78 chromosome 1, Aet v6.0, whole genome shotgun sequence encodes:
- the LOC109762102 gene encoding probable protein phosphatase 2C 45: MVHDGAVKDQQQREQQQEEERSPDIPAPSASAVTEAESGAAEAGAARAAEAGAGEGEAAVGAGPSKPGSDKRLGVRHPVKYRRFRAKGKAMAEPGVTPAHQPLEEELELEEGEGEVEEEASSPEREVRAGVVEVEVEVEMEVSSAAVEMEVEEGPGMDVSPAAAVAMVDSEHSSEEEEEEEVSSSPVLALPEQARRKQGAAVAAAVPALVVPKDQDLEKEKKEKERQRERERVDEVGYMSGGCKSDDGSLSCGYSSFRGKRASMEDFFDIKSSKIDDKQINLFGIFDGHGGSRAAEYLKEHLFENLMKHPQFMSDTKLAISETYKKTDSDFLDSEINTHRDDGSTASTAVLLGNQLYVANVGDSRAVISKSGKAIALSDDHKPNRSDERKRIESAGGIVMWAGTWRVGGVLAMSRAFGNRLLKQFVVAEPEIQEQEIDDELEFLILASDGLWDVVPNEDAVSLVKMVEDPEAAARKLTETAFGRGSGDNITCVVVKFQHSKTGGDTPPISPPGDQI; this comes from the exons ATGGTTCACGATGGCGCCGTGAAGGACCAGCAGCAGCgggagcagcagcaggaggaggagaggTCGCCGGATATCCCCGCGCCTTCTGCATCTGCGGTGACGGAGGCCGAGTCCGGGGCAGCGGAGGCGGGGGCGGCGAGAGCGGCGGAAGCGggagcgggggagggggaggcggcAGTAGGAGCGGGGCCGTCCAAGCCCGGGAGCGACAAGCGGCTGGGCGTGCGGCACCCCGTCAAGTACCGCCGGTTCCGGGCCAAGGGGAAGGCGATGGCGGAGCCCGGGGTCACCCCCGCGCACCAGCCGCTGGAGGAGGAGCTGGAGTTGGAGGAGGGCGAGGGGGAGGTCGAGGAGGAGGCCTCCTCGCCCGAGCGGGAGGTGCGGGCAGGCGTcgtggaggtggaggtggaggtggagatGGAGGTGTCCTCCGCAGCAGTAGAGATGGAGGTGGAGGAGGGGCCCGGCATGGACGTGTCGCCGGCTGCGGCCGTGGCCATGGTGGACTCGGAGCACTcatccgaggaggaggaggaagaggaggtgtcGTCATCGCCGGTGCTGGCGCTGCCGGAGCAGGCGAGGAGGAAGCAAGGGGCTGCTGTGGCGGCTGCCGTGCCGGCTCTGGTCGTGCCCAAGGACCAGGACctggagaaggagaagaaggagaaggagaggcagagggagagggagagggtcGATGAGGTCGGCTACATGAGTGGCGGCTGCAAGAG TGATGATGGAAGTTTGAGTTGTGGATATTCAAGTTTTAGAGGAAAAAGGGCAAGCATGGAAGACTTCTTTGACATAAAATCATCTAAAATTGATGATAAACAAATAAATCTCTTCGGAATATTTGATG GTCATGGGGGTTCACGTGCTGCTGAGTATTTGAAGGAGCACTTGTTTGAGAACCTCATGAAACACCCACAATTCATGTCAGATACAAAATTAGCAATAA GTGAAACATATAAAAAAACTGATTCAGATTTCTTGGATTCTGAAATCAACACTCACAGAGATGACGGGTCAACTGCATCGACAGCAGTTTTGCTTGGAAATCAACTTTACGTGGCTAACGTAGGTGACTCTCGGGCTGTAATATCAAAGTCGGGCAAAG CTATTGCACTCTCTGATGATCACAAGCCAAACAGAAGTGATGAGAGGAAACGAATTGAGAGTGCTGGTGGGATTGTTATGTGGGCTG GAACTTGGAGGGTTGGTGGTGTACTTGCAATGTCTCGGGCATTTGGCAACCGCTTGTTGAAGCAATTTGTTGTCGCGGAACCAGAGATTCAG GAACAAGAAATAGATGATGAATTGGAGTTTCTGATTTTGGCTAGTGATGGGCTGTGGGATGTGGTTCCAAATGAG GACGCCGTCTCTCTCGTGAAGATGGTTGAGGACCCCGAGGCGGCGGCCCGGAAGCTGACGGAGACTGCTTTCGGCCGTGGGAGCGGCGACAACATCACCTGCGTCGTCGTCAAGTTCCAGCACAGCAAGACGGGTGGTGACACCCCTCCCATCTCTCCCCCGGGCGATCAAATTTGA